Proteins found in one Pseudomonas marvdashtae genomic segment:
- a CDS encoding Bug family tripartite tricarboxylate transporter substrate binding protein, with product MNLSLRKVALAAGCLMFAGQLLAADPSKEPKRPECIAPASPGGGFDLTCKLVQSALLNEKLLTKPMRVTYMPGGVGAVAYNAVVAQRPADAGTLVAWSSGSLLNLAQGKFGRFDESAVRWLAAVGTSYGAIAVKSDSPYKTLDDLVQALKKDPGSVVIGSGGTVGSQDWMQTALIAKAAGINPRELRYVALEGGGEIATALLGGHIQVGSTDISDSMPHIQSGDMRLLAVFSDKRLDEPEMKDIPTAKEQGYDIVWPVVRGFYLGPKVSDEDYAWWKNAFDKLLASDEFAKLRDQRELFPFAMTGPELDTYVKKQVADYKVLAKEFGLIQ from the coding sequence ATGAACCTATCACTGCGTAAAGTAGCCCTGGCCGCCGGATGCCTGATGTTCGCCGGGCAGTTGCTCGCGGCTGATCCATCCAAAGAGCCCAAGCGCCCCGAGTGCATCGCCCCAGCCTCCCCCGGCGGTGGTTTCGACCTGACGTGCAAGCTGGTCCAAAGCGCGCTGCTCAACGAAAAACTACTGACCAAACCGATGCGCGTCACCTACATGCCCGGCGGTGTCGGCGCGGTGGCCTACAACGCGGTGGTTGCACAGCGCCCGGCCGATGCCGGCACACTGGTGGCCTGGTCCAGCGGCTCGTTGCTGAACCTGGCACAAGGCAAGTTCGGTCGCTTCGATGAAAGCGCAGTACGCTGGCTCGCTGCCGTGGGCACCAGCTATGGCGCCATCGCAGTGAAAAGCGACTCGCCCTACAAGACCCTCGATGACTTGGTCCAGGCGCTGAAGAAAGATCCCGGTTCCGTGGTGATCGGCTCCGGCGGCACCGTCGGCAGCCAGGACTGGATGCAGACTGCCTTGATTGCCAAGGCCGCCGGCATCAACCCTCGCGAACTGCGTTATGTGGCCCTCGAAGGCGGCGGCGAAATTGCCACTGCGCTGCTCGGTGGTCACATCCAAGTGGGCAGTACCGACATCTCCGACTCCATGCCGCACATCCAGAGTGGCGACATGCGTCTGTTGGCGGTGTTCTCCGATAAACGCCTGGACGAGCCGGAAATGAAAGACATTCCGACCGCCAAGGAACAAGGCTACGACATCGTCTGGCCGGTGGTTCGTGGCTTCTACCTCGGGCCGAAGGTCAGCGATGAAGACTACGCCTGGTGGAAAAATGCCTTCGACAAACTGCTGGCTTCCGACGAGTTCGCCAAGCTGCGTGACCAGCGCGAGTTGTTCCCGTTCGCCATGACCGGCCCGGAACTGGACACCTACGTGAAGAAGCAAGTGGCTGATTACAAGGTGCTGGCCAAAGAGTTCGGCCTGATCCAGTAA
- a CDS encoding enoyl-CoA hydratase/isomerase family protein yields the protein MNLHFEELTGINGARLGIATLDAEKSLNALSLPMINALRDRLDAWAREPQVVCVLLRGNGAKAFCAGGEVRSLVEACRAQPGEVPPLAAQFFAAEYRLDFNLHTYPKPLLCWGHGYVLGGGMGLLQGASTRIVTPSSRLAMPEISIGLYPDVGASWFLSRLPGKLGLFLGLTGAHMNARDAIDLGLADRFLLDEQQDDLIEGLLQLNWQEQTEMQLNSLLKALEQEAVGQLPDAQWLPRRQKIDEWLDVSDVRCAWKALSLLLDHPDPLIARAAKTMTEGSPLTAHLVWEQISRARHLSLAGVFRMEYTLSLNCCRHPEFSEGVRARLIDKDHKPRWHWPDINHVPEAAVEAHFHKAWEGRHPLADLSNE from the coding sequence ATGAATCTGCACTTCGAAGAACTCACCGGCATCAACGGAGCGCGTCTGGGCATCGCCACCCTGGACGCCGAGAAATCCTTGAACGCCCTGTCCCTGCCCATGATCAACGCCTTGCGTGATCGCCTCGACGCCTGGGCCAGGGAGCCGCAGGTGGTCTGTGTATTGCTGCGCGGCAACGGCGCCAAGGCCTTCTGCGCCGGCGGCGAGGTCCGTAGCCTGGTGGAAGCCTGCCGCGCCCAACCCGGCGAAGTGCCGCCCCTGGCTGCGCAGTTTTTCGCGGCGGAATACCGGCTGGATTTCAATCTGCACACCTACCCCAAGCCCTTGTTGTGCTGGGGTCATGGCTATGTGCTTGGCGGCGGCATGGGTCTGCTGCAAGGCGCCAGTACGCGGATCGTCACGCCAAGCAGTCGCCTGGCCATGCCGGAAATCAGCATCGGCTTATATCCAGATGTAGGCGCCAGCTGGTTCCTGTCGCGCCTGCCCGGCAAGCTTGGCCTGTTTCTCGGCCTGACCGGCGCCCACATGAACGCCCGGGATGCGATTGACTTGGGCCTGGCCGACCGCTTTCTGCTTGATGAGCAACAGGACGATTTGATCGAGGGTCTTCTGCAGCTCAACTGGCAGGAGCAAACCGAGATGCAGCTCAACAGCCTGCTCAAGGCGCTGGAGCAGGAAGCCGTCGGCCAGTTACCGGATGCGCAATGGTTGCCGCGCCGGCAGAAAATCGACGAATGGCTGGACGTCAGTGATGTGCGCTGCGCCTGGAAAGCCCTCAGCTTGCTGCTGGACCATCCGGATCCGCTGATCGCCCGGGCGGCCAAGACCATGACCGAAGGCTCGCCGCTGACGGCGCACCTGGTCTGGGAGCAGATCAGCCGCGCGCGCCATCTGTCGTTGGCTGGAGTGTTCCGCATGGAATACACCCTGAGCCTGAACTGCTGCCGTCATCCGGAATTCAGCGAAGGCGTACGGGCGCGGTTGATCGACAAGGATCACAAACCCCGCTGGCACTGGCCTGACATCAACCATGTGCCCGAAGCGGCAGTAGAGGCGCATTTCCACAAGGCATGGGAGGGGCGCCATCCATTGGCGGATTTATCCAACGAGTAA
- a CDS encoding response regulator: protein MRVLLVEDHLQLAESVAQALKSTGLTVDVLHDGVAADLALSSEEYAVAVLDVGLPRMDGFEVLARLRARGKTLPVLMLTARSDVKDRVHGLNLGADDYLAKPFELTELEARVKALLRRSVLGGERQQRCGGLVYDLDTRRFTLDDELMTLTSREQAVLEALIARPGRVMSKEQLAAQVFGLDEEASPDAIEIYVHRLRKKLDGHAVAIVTFRGLGYLLETRDA, encoded by the coding sequence ATGCGTGTCCTGCTCGTCGAAGACCATCTGCAGCTCGCTGAAAGTGTCGCCCAGGCCCTCAAGAGCACGGGCTTGACGGTGGACGTGCTACACGATGGGGTGGCCGCCGACCTGGCGTTGAGCAGCGAGGAATACGCGGTGGCGGTCCTTGATGTGGGGTTGCCGCGCATGGACGGATTCGAGGTGCTGGCGCGCTTGCGAGCGCGGGGCAAGACCTTGCCGGTGCTGATGCTGACCGCTCGCAGCGATGTCAAGGACCGCGTCCACGGGCTGAACCTCGGCGCCGACGATTACCTGGCCAAGCCTTTCGAACTCACCGAGCTCGAAGCCCGGGTCAAGGCGTTGCTGCGCCGTAGCGTGCTGGGTGGCGAGCGCCAGCAGCGCTGCGGAGGACTGGTCTACGACCTCGACACCCGTCGCTTCACCCTCGACGACGAACTCATGACACTGACGTCCCGCGAGCAGGCCGTGCTGGAGGCGTTGATCGCCCGGCCTGGTCGGGTGATGAGCAAGGAGCAGTTGGCGGCCCAAGTGTTCGGCCTGGATGAAGAGGCTAGCCCCGATGCCATCGAAATCTACGTGCACCGTTTGCGCAAGAAACTCGACGGCCATGCGGTGGCAATCGTGACGTTCCGGGGGTTGGGTTACTTGTTGGAAACCCGCGATGCATAA
- the cheR gene encoding protein-glutamate O-methyltransferase CheR: MSTGNLDFEQFRVFLEKACGILLGENKQYLVSSRLNKLMEQQGIKSLGELVQRIQTQPRSGLREMVVDAMTTNETLWFRDTYPFEVLKNRVLPAAIKASPGQRLRIWSAACSSGQEPYSLSMSIDEFERTNLGQLKMGVQIVATDLSGTMLNNCKTGEYDSLAIGRGLSPDRLQRYFDPKGPGKWVVKAPIKSRVEFRSFNLLDSYASLGKFDIVFCRNVLIYFSAEVKKDILLRIHSTLKPGGYLFLGASEALNGLPDHYQMVQCSPGIIYQAK, translated from the coding sequence TTGTCTACGGGTAATTTGGATTTCGAACAGTTCCGGGTCTTCCTGGAAAAAGCCTGTGGCATCTTGCTTGGTGAAAACAAGCAATACCTGGTGTCTAGCCGTCTCAATAAATTGATGGAACAGCAGGGCATCAAATCATTGGGCGAACTGGTCCAGCGTATCCAGACCCAGCCGCGCAGCGGTTTGCGCGAGATGGTGGTGGACGCCATGACCACCAACGAAACCCTGTGGTTTCGTGATACCTATCCCTTCGAAGTATTGAAGAACAGGGTTTTGCCGGCGGCCATCAAGGCCAGCCCGGGCCAACGCTTGCGTATCTGGTCGGCGGCCTGTTCGTCGGGGCAGGAGCCTTATTCGCTGTCGATGTCCATCGACGAGTTCGAAAGGACGAACCTCGGCCAGTTGAAAATGGGCGTACAAATCGTCGCCACCGATCTGTCGGGGACTATGCTCAACAATTGCAAGACCGGCGAGTACGACAGCCTGGCCATTGGCCGTGGCCTGTCGCCTGATCGCTTGCAACGTTACTTCGACCCGAAAGGGCCAGGCAAATGGGTGGTCAAGGCGCCCATCAAGAGCCGAGTGGAGTTCCGCTCGTTCAACCTGCTCGACAGCTACGCCAGCCTGGGCAAGTTCGACATCGTGTTCTGCCGCAACGTGTTGATCTATTTCTCCGCTGAAGTGAAGAAGGACATCCTGCTGCGTATCCACAGCACCCTGAAGCCGGGCGGCTATCTGTTCCTTGGCGCGTCCGAGGCATTGAACGGCTTGCCGGATCATTACCAGATGGTTCAGTGCAGCCCTGGGATCATCTATCAGGCGAAGTGA
- a CDS encoding tripartite tricarboxylate transporter permease encodes MDTLNYLGQGFGVALTPYNLVTALSGTLIGTVVGLLPGLGPINGVALLIPIAFALGLPPESALILLAAVYLGCEYGGRISSILLNIPGEASTVMTTLDGYPMARQGLAGVALSLSAWSSFIGAFIATCGMVLFAPLLAKWAIAFGPAEYFVLMVFAIVCLGGMAGDRPLKTFIAALIGLFLSCVGIDANSGVYRFTGDNIHLTDGIQFVVLVLGLFSISEILLLLEKTHRGQEAVEATGRMMFNFKEAASVFWVNIRCGVLGFIMGVLPGAGATLASAVAYMTEKRIAGTSGTFGQGDKRGLAAPETAIGGAACGALVPMLTLGVPGSGTTAVMIGALSLYNITPGPLLFQQQPDIVWGLIASLFVANIMLVILNIPMIRIFTRILAVPNWALVPVIAIITGIGVYAVHATTFDLFLMIGIGIFGYILRKFDFPLSPVLLGFILGGLMEQNLRRALSISNGALEILWSSPITFGCWILTAIMLFLPLLRIWRRRSAQRRALANV; translated from the coding sequence ATGGATACCCTGAATTATCTAGGCCAGGGTTTTGGCGTTGCGCTGACGCCGTACAACCTCGTCACCGCGTTGAGCGGCACGCTGATCGGAACTGTGGTCGGCCTGCTGCCGGGCCTGGGCCCGATCAACGGCGTGGCGCTGCTGATCCCGATTGCCTTCGCACTGGGACTGCCGCCGGAGTCGGCGCTGATCCTGCTGGCGGCGGTGTACCTGGGTTGCGAATACGGCGGACGCATCAGCTCGATCCTGCTGAACATCCCCGGCGAAGCCTCCACGGTGATGACCACCCTCGACGGCTATCCGATGGCTCGTCAAGGCCTGGCCGGGGTGGCGTTGTCGCTGTCGGCGTGGAGTTCGTTCATCGGCGCGTTCATCGCCACCTGCGGCATGGTGCTGTTTGCCCCGCTGCTAGCCAAATGGGCAATTGCATTCGGGCCGGCGGAATACTTCGTCCTGATGGTGTTCGCCATTGTCTGCCTCGGCGGCATGGCCGGTGATCGACCGCTCAAGACGTTCATTGCAGCGCTGATCGGCCTGTTCCTGTCTTGTGTCGGCATCGATGCCAACAGCGGCGTCTACCGCTTCACCGGTGACAACATCCATTTGACCGACGGTATCCAATTCGTCGTGCTGGTGCTGGGCCTGTTCTCCATCAGCGAAATCCTGTTGCTGCTGGAAAAAACCCATCGCGGCCAGGAAGCGGTGGAGGCCACCGGGCGAATGATGTTCAACTTCAAGGAAGCGGCCTCGGTCTTCTGGGTGAACATCCGTTGCGGCGTGCTCGGTTTCATCATGGGCGTATTGCCTGGCGCGGGCGCGACCCTGGCCAGTGCCGTGGCCTACATGACTGAAAAACGCATCGCCGGAACCAGTGGCACGTTCGGCCAAGGCGACAAGCGCGGCCTCGCGGCACCGGAAACCGCCATCGGCGGCGCAGCCTGCGGCGCACTCGTGCCGATGCTGACCCTCGGTGTTCCCGGCTCGGGTACCACGGCGGTGATGATCGGCGCGCTGTCGCTGTACAACATCACGCCCGGCCCGCTGCTGTTCCAGCAACAACCGGACATCGTCTGGGGCCTGATCGCGTCGTTGTTCGTCGCCAACATCATGCTGGTGATCCTCAACATCCCGATGATCCGTATCTTCACACGCATCCTGGCCGTGCCGAACTGGGCGCTGGTGCCGGTCATCGCGATCATCACCGGGATCGGTGTCTACGCGGTGCACGCCACCACGTTCGATCTGTTCCTGATGATCGGTATCGGCATCTTCGGCTACATCCTGCGCAAGTTTGATTTCCCGCTGTCGCCCGTCCTGCTGGGGTTCATCCTTGGTGGCCTGATGGAGCAGAACCTGCGCCGTGCGCTGTCGATCTCCAACGGTGCGCTGGAAATCCTCTGGTCGAGTCCGATCACCTTCGGTTGCTGGATCCTGACGGCGATCATGTTGTTCTTGCCACTGCTGCGCATCTGGCGTCGTCGCAGCGCCCAGCGTCGTGCCCTGGCCAATGTCTGA
- the ung gene encoding uracil-DNA glycosylase has protein sequence MTADDRIKLEPSWKQALRAEFDQPYMTELREFLRGEYAAGKEIYPPAPLIFNALNSTPLDEVKVVILGQDPYHGPGQAHGLCFSVQPGVPTPPSLVNIYKELKRDLNIDIPNHGYLQHWADQGVLLLNTTLTVERANANAHAKKGWQHFTDKVIEVVSEHQPHSVFLLWGAHAQSKQKLIDATKHLVLTSVHPSPLSAHRGFIGCGHFSRTNKFLEQNGEKPIDWRLPPV, from the coding sequence ATGACTGCCGACGATCGTATCAAACTCGAACCGAGCTGGAAGCAGGCACTGCGTGCCGAGTTCGACCAGCCCTACATGACCGAGTTGCGCGAGTTCCTGCGCGGGGAATATGCGGCGGGCAAGGAGATTTATCCACCGGCCCCGCTGATCTTCAATGCGCTCAATTCCACGCCGCTGGACGAGGTCAAGGTGGTGATACTGGGCCAGGATCCGTATCACGGTCCGGGCCAGGCCCACGGCCTATGCTTTTCAGTACAGCCGGGCGTGCCGACACCGCCGTCGCTGGTAAACATCTACAAGGAATTGAAGCGCGACCTGAACATCGACATTCCCAACCATGGCTATTTGCAGCATTGGGCTGACCAAGGCGTGTTGCTACTCAACACTACCCTGACCGTGGAACGCGCCAACGCCAATGCCCACGCCAAAAAAGGCTGGCAGCACTTTACCGATAAGGTCATCGAGGTGGTCAGCGAGCACCAGCCTCACTCGGTGTTCCTGCTGTGGGGCGCTCATGCGCAGAGCAAGCAGAAGCTGATCGATGCGACCAAACACCTGGTATTGACCTCGGTCCACCCGTCACCGCTGTCGGCCCATCGAGGCTTCATCGGCTGCGGGCATTTCAGCCGGACCAACAAGTTTCTCGAACAAAATGGTGAGAAGCCGATCGACTGGCGATTGCCGCCGGTCTGA
- a CDS encoding tripartite tricarboxylate transporter TctB family protein, whose amino-acid sequence MLTIQRIFAAVLLLVCIGLALMAWPYQAAFSYEPVGPRAFPLLLLALMGLALLYMLFRPTPVVHSEDDPQLDRETLQKIGICVALLLVFAGTFEPLGFIVASILVGVPMARLYGGRWVPSAVIISLMAIGLYLLFDKLMDVPLPLGLLDVLEN is encoded by the coding sequence ATGCTCACCATCCAACGTATTTTTGCCGCGGTGCTACTGCTGGTCTGTATCGGCCTGGCACTGATGGCTTGGCCCTATCAGGCCGCCTTTTCCTACGAACCGGTCGGTCCGCGCGCGTTCCCCTTGCTGTTGCTGGCGCTGATGGGGCTGGCGCTGCTGTACATGCTGTTTCGCCCTACGCCGGTCGTGCACAGCGAGGACGACCCGCAACTGGACCGTGAAACCCTGCAGAAGATTGGCATCTGCGTGGCACTGCTGCTGGTATTCGCCGGGACCTTCGAACCCCTGGGCTTCATCGTCGCGAGCATCCTGGTCGGTGTGCCGATGGCGCGCCTGTATGGCGGTCGCTGGGTTCCGAGCGCGGTGATCATCAGCCTGATGGCCATCGGTCTTTATCTGTTGTTCGACAAGCTGATGGACGTGCCGCTGCCCCTGGGCCTGCTCGACGTCCTGGAGAATTGA
- a CDS encoding AbrB family transcriptional regulator, which produces MSEAPTFRQWWGTPLVGLAGGYLASLIGWPLPWMVGSLLAIILVRCLTPWQLMEIPGGRKCGQWVVGIGIGLHFTPVVMEQVLSHFGLIFFGALITSVSSVVSVWLMRRTGEDRATAFFSSMPGGSGEMVNLGARNGADLSRVAAGQSLRVLVVVLCVPAAFKYLLGEGTPLHHAATVDWLWLAILFPAGALLAWIWERLRQPNPWLFGPLLVSAAVSIGWDLHIGLPEGGSQIGQWLIGSGLGCHFNRQFFRRAPSFMGRTLIGTVLTMLIATLAALGLSTLTHLDLRSLTLGMMPGGIAEMSLTAETLQLSVPLVTALQVMRLLFVLFLAEPLFRYWTRKPDSV; this is translated from the coding sequence ATGTCTGAGGCGCCAACCTTCAGACAATGGTGGGGAACACCGCTGGTCGGTCTGGCCGGCGGTTATCTGGCCAGCCTGATCGGCTGGCCGTTGCCCTGGATGGTCGGCTCGCTGTTGGCGATCATCCTGGTGCGCTGCCTGACTCCCTGGCAACTGATGGAAATCCCCGGCGGCCGCAAATGCGGCCAATGGGTGGTGGGCATTGGTATCGGCCTACACTTTACGCCGGTGGTGATGGAACAAGTCCTGAGCCACTTCGGCCTGATCTTCTTCGGCGCGCTGATCACCAGCGTGTCCAGCGTGGTGAGCGTGTGGCTGATGCGCCGCACCGGCGAAGACCGCGCCACCGCATTCTTCTCGAGCATGCCTGGCGGTTCCGGCGAAATGGTCAACCTCGGCGCTCGCAACGGCGCGGACCTCAGCCGTGTCGCAGCGGGTCAGAGCCTGCGGGTGCTGGTGGTGGTGCTGTGCGTGCCGGCCGCTTTCAAGTATCTGCTGGGCGAAGGCACTCCGCTCCACCACGCCGCTACAGTGGATTGGTTGTGGCTGGCGATTCTGTTCCCGGCGGGCGCCCTGCTCGCCTGGATCTGGGAACGCTTGCGCCAACCCAACCCCTGGCTGTTCGGGCCGCTGCTGGTCAGCGCAGCGGTGAGCATCGGTTGGGATTTGCACATCGGCCTGCCCGAGGGTGGCAGCCAGATCGGCCAATGGCTGATCGGCAGCGGCCTGGGCTGTCATTTCAACCGACAGTTCTTCCGCCGGGCACCGTCGTTCATGGGTCGCACCTTGATCGGCACGGTGTTGACGATGCTCATCGCCACCCTCGCAGCCCTCGGACTGAGCACCCTGACCCATCTGGACTTGCGGTCGCTGACGCTCGGCATGATGCCCGGCGGCATCGCGGAGATGAGCCTGACGGCGGAAACGCTACAGTTGTCGGTGCCGTTGGTAACAGCATTGCAAGTCATGCGGCTGTTGTTCGTGCTGTTTCTGGCGGAGCCATTATTTAGGTATTGGACTCGCAAGCCCGATTCGGTCTGA